From the genome of Halictus rubicundus isolate RS-2024b chromosome 2, iyHalRubi1_principal, whole genome shotgun sequence, one region includes:
- the LOC143362379 gene encoding 52 kDa repressor of the inhibitor of the protein kinase-like has product MLEGPPSNGREEIKGNARLYQLAIIQTKKVFRIADYPHNRLSEYRIKSPIQVCCLLWGVKFAWICLQGDSKGKGDGSGGLKHSLKKIDSFFPKKPRLEIAYSKNSPTTTTDENNCIADASASTATLPTLTIDEEKTCSPVTNDIQPTICTSTSDSDQIKTSLSQPKFASDIACYIGENINDSTKAMLLEKHWQPPPNYTFPHCVVNKKGKQTKKYAQKSHLDKFHWLVLSHKDQGLYCKYCALFVVAPGGGVQTKTPLCRLVKEPLKAFGNLLGENGLLLTHQRNKYHELAVQAGKNFLLSFHKPEINIMNQVNSQRLKQINENRERLRPIVKTIIFCGHQNISLRGHRDDGKLLNYDSVVADEGNFRALLKFRIDSGDIALQQHLESSKSNATYISKTVQNELIDVCAEIIQENILQNVREAKYFSILFDETTDISHISQLSLSFRYLHDGVIKEHFVTFCDTYDVLRREDNNSGDIEPRLTGVALAKIVENLCTKFNLDLSWCVGIGTDSCSVMASDTKGAVQELMKIAIHAKRCPCNNHVLNNSLARSSKVVSCRNTSGTMRKVVAFANASAKRHEIFKIELGAAMQGICETRWVERHDGHLQFQGDNLVKICSALEKISAWQDNKTANDAHCLLQTLRSSDFIISSICLSDVLGTTVSLSRILQSNSIDLKKATDAINDTLSVLQNKRENVDVIYRQLFEEAKEVAEQLDVEIKCPRIVSKQIHRANNQPAQSAEEYFRRAIYIPLLDSIISDLQDRLSPDVLNLFQLSVFMPKSECSNEDIETVKQLATDYTLLLDNTPFSVIVNEYRLWMVKWQAWQRSQDIPQSISDLILNCDIDMYPNIRKFLCIMATLPVSVATAERSFSTLRRIKSWLRSSMVEDRLTGLALLHIHKNVPIDVNDVITRFGRRRKRKIDFVI; this is encoded by the exons GTTTTCCGAATCGCCGATTATCCGCATAACCGATTATCCGAATACAGGATAAAATCGCCTATACAAG TCTGTTGTCTGTTGTGGGGTGTGAAATTTGCATGGATTTGCTTGCAGGGTGATTCTAAGGGAAAAGGAGATGGTAGTGGTGGATTGaaacattcattaaaaaaaatagattcattTTTCCCAAAGAAACCAAGGCTTGAGATTGCTTACTCGAaaaattcacctacaacaactacagatgaaaataattgtattgcCGATGCTTCTGCTTCTACAGCTACATTGCCTACATTAACCATAGATGAAGAAAAAACATGCTCTCCTGTTACTAACGATATTCAGCCTACAATATGTACATCGACTTCTGATTCTGATCAGATAAAGACTTCACTTTCTCAACCAAAGTTTGCTTCAGATATTGCTTGTTATATAGgggaaaatataaatgattcaACTAAAGCTATGTTGCTTGAAAAGCATTGGCAGCCTCCCCCTAATTATACTTTTCCGCATtgtgttgttaataaaaaaggaaaacaaacaaaaaaatatgctcAGAAGTCTCACCTTGACAAGTTTCACTGGCTTGTTTTGTCGCATAAAGACCAGGGTCTTTACTGCAAGTACTGTGCTTTGTTTGTCGTAGCTCCTGGAGGTGGTGTACAGACAAAAACACCTTTATGTCGACTCGTAAAAGAACCATTAAAAGCTTTCGGTAATTTGCTAGGTGAAAATGGTCTTCTGCTAACACACCAGCGAAACAAATACCACGAATTAGCTGTCCAAGCAGGGAAGAACTTTTTATTGAGTTTTCATAAACCGGAAATTAACATAATGAACCAAGTAAATAGTCAAAGactgaaacaaataaatgaaaatagagaACGTTTGCGACCAATCGTAAAAACTATAATATTTTGTGGCCATCAAAATATATCGTTACGTGGCCATCGCGACGATGGTAAATTGCTGAACTATGACAGCGTAGTAGCCGATGAAGGGAATTTTAGAGCCCTTTTAAAATTCCGTATTGATTCTGGCGATATTGCATTGCAGCAACATTTAGAATCTTCAAAATCCAACGCCACGTACATCAGCAAGACTGTACAAAATGAGTTGATAGATGTTTGCGCAGAAATCATCCAGGAAAACATTTTACAGAATGTGCGGGaagctaaatatttttcaattttgttcgatGAAACAACAGATATATCACATATCTCACAGCTGAGCCTATCATTCCGATATTTGCATGATGGCGTTATTAAGGAACATTTTGTGACTTTTTGTGATACCTACGATGTTCTTAGACGTGAAGACAACAATTCAGGTGACATAGAGCCTCGATTGACAGGTGTAGCTTTGgcgaaaatcgttgaaaatctgtgtACCAAATTTAACTTAGATTTATCTTGGTGTGTGGGTATTGGAACTGACAGCTGCTCGGTTATGGCATCAGATACAAAAGGTGCAGTGCAAGAATTGATGAAAATAGCCATTCATGCTAAACGTTGCCCGTGCAACAACCATGTGCTCAATAACTCATTGGCAAGATCATCCAAAGTAGTTTCCTGTCGCAATACATCTGGCACAATGAGAAAAGTTGTGGCATTTGCCAATGCATCCGCTAAGaggcatgaaatttttaaaatagaactcGGAGCTGCCATGCAAGGTATTTGTGAGACACGTTGGGTAGAGAGGCATGATGGGCATCTTCAATTTCAAGGAGACAACTTAGTCAAAATTTGTAGCGCTTTGGAGAAGATTTCTGCTTGGCAAGACAATAAAACTGCCAATGATGCGCATTGCTTGCTGCAAACATTGCGCAGTTCtgactttattatatcctccatctgtTTAAGTGATGTATTAG gtACTACTGTATCTTTAAGCAGAATACTGCAATCGAActcaattgatttaaaaaaagctaCGGACGCTATTAATGATACTTTAagtgttttacaaaataaaagagaaaatgtgGACGTAATCTACCGACAGCTTTTTGAAGAGGCTAAAGAAGTAGCTGAGCAGCTAGATGTAGAAATTAAATGCCCCAGAATAGTATCAAAACAAATACATAGGGCCAATAACCAACCTGCTCAATCTGCTGAAGAGTATTTCCGCAGAGCTATATACATCCCTCTTCTAGATTCAATAATAAGTGATCTCCAGGACCGCCTGTCTCCTGATGTACTTAATTTGTTTCAGCTAAGCGTTTTCATGCCAAAAAGCGAATGTAGTAATGAAGACATTGAAACTGTGAAACAACTAGCTACCGACTATACATTATTACTAGATAACACTCCATTTTCTGTCATTGTAAATGAATATCGGCTGTGGATGGTGAAGTGGCAGGCGTGGCAGCGGAGCCAGGACATACCGCAGTCGATTTCTGAtcttattttaaattgtgaCATCGATATGTATcctaatataagaaaatttttatgtattatggCTACACTACCTGTCAGTGTAGCGACAGCAGAAAGGTCTTTCTCTACGTTGCGCAGAATTAAATCGTGGCTAAGATCTTCAATGGTTGAAGATCGCCTAACCGGACTGGCACTTCTCCACATTCATAAAAACGTACCCATTGACGTAAATGACGTAATAACGCGTTTCGGGAGAAgacgtaaaagaaaaattgattttgttatttaa
- the LOC143365189 gene encoding putative peptidyl-prolyl cis-trans isomerase dodo → MADEELPAGWEKRLSRSTGQHYYLNIYTKESQWDRPDKPADPSGSNKGDGPEEVQCSHLLVKHSGSRRPSSWREENITRSKEEALELIKSYREQIVSGKATFGELASKYSDCSSAKRGGDLGPFSRGAMQKPFEQAAFALKVGELSSPVHTDSGIHIIQRTA, encoded by the exons ATGGCGGACGAAGAACTACCAGCGGGTTGGGAAAAACGCTTGAGTAGATCTACCG GGCagcattattatttaaatatttatacaaagGAAAGTCAATGGGATAGGCCAGATAAACCTGCAGATCCATCTGGAAGTAACAAAGGAGATGGCCCAGAAGAGGTTCAATGTTCTCATTTGTTGGTAAAACATTCAGGGTCTAGAAGACCCTCCTCGTGGCGAGAAGAAAATATTACACGATCAAAGGAAGAAGCTTTAGAGCTTATTAAAT CTTACAGAGAACAGATTGTATCTGGAAAAGCAACATTTGGAGAACTTGCTTCAAAGTATAGCGACTGTAGTTCTGCTAAGCGAGGTGGAGATTTGGGACCATTTAGTCGAGGGGCTATGCAAAAGCCATTTGAACAAGCAGCATTtgccctcaaagttggcgaaTTATCATCTCCCGTGCATACAGACAGTGGTATTCATATTATCCAACGAACAGCATAA
- the LOC143365191 gene encoding putative cytosolic Fe-S cluster assembly factor GJ13047 isoform X1, translating into MYWAERKMKMTSRFSGALQLTNLDDFITPSQECIKPIEIQASKRKTGAKIKIEEDGIPSVLNEIGQPEKLQKVEITLADCLACSGCITSAESVLVTQQSQEELLRVFREKVSQCQSGNGTCSIYIVVSLSVQAVLSIAERYNLKSEEAVHKLAGYFYQLGADSVLDMTAADDFALLESAKEFVERYKTTKEGVKDQLPMLSSSCPGWVCYAEKTHGNFILPYIGVTKSPQQIMGSLVKYHLAETMDLPPEQVYHVTLMPCYDKKLEASREDFYNQERKSRDVDCVITPIELEQMLNDCNLTLNEIKEREIKKPFGSEINNMKNDLYGHNGSGSGGYADFIFRYAAKHLFEEDDVHVEFKSLRNPDFQEAVFQKNGKTLLTFAIVNGFRNIQNLVQKLKRHKCPYDYVEVMACPCGCLNGGAQIRPLNNIQPRELALKLDSLYHELPQSDPDQNQIVKKLYKNWLEGEYTDKALAYFHTQYHEIKKMNSALAIKW; encoded by the exons ATGTACTGGGCAGAAAGAAAG ATGAAAATGACATCCCGATTCAGTGGAGCTTTACAATTAACAAACTTGGATGATTTTATCACTCCATCACAg GAATGTATTAAGCCTATTGAAATTCAAGCCTCGAAGAGGAAAACTGgagctaaaataaaaatagaggaAGATGGTATACCTTCAGTGTTAAATGAA ATTGGGCAACCTGAAAAATTACAGAAAGTTGAAATCACTCTTGCTGATTGTTTAGCGTGTAGTGGCTGTATTACGTCTGCAGAGAGTGTGCTAGTAACACAACAAAGCCAAGAAGAACTGTTGCGAGTGTTTAGAGAAAAAGTGTCTCAGTGCCAG AGTGGAAATGGCACATGTTCAATATACATAGTAGTCAGTCTATCTGTACAAGCTGTTTTATCCATAGCAGAACGTTATAATCTTAAATCAGAAGAAGCAGTACACAAACTTGCTGGTTACTTTTACCAATTAGGGGCAGATTCAGTTTTAGATATGACTGCTGCTGATGATTTTGCTCTTCTAGAGTCAGCCAAAGAATTTGTAGAACGTTATAAGACAACTAAAGAAGGTGTGAAAGATCAGCTACCAATGTTATCGTCTTCTTGTCCAG GTTGGGTGTGTTATGCTGAAAAGACTCATGGCAACTTCATACTTCCATACATCGGTGTAACAAAATCTCCTCAGCAGATTATGGGATCATTAGTTAAATATCATTTGGCTGAAACTATGGATCTCCCACCAGAACAAGTATATCATGTAACTCTAATGCCTTGTtatgataaaaaattagaggCATCTAGAGAAGATTTCTACAATCAGGAAAGAAAATCTAGAGACGTAGATTGTGTAATAACTCCAA TTGAACTAGAACAAATGCTTAATGATTGCAACTTGACATTAAATGAAATCAAAGAAAGAGAAATTAAAAAGCCATTTGGatcagaaattaataatatgaaaaatgaTCTATATGGTCATAATGGCTCTGGATCTGGTGGTTATGCAGATTTTATTTTCCGTTATGCTGCGAAACATTTATTCGAAGAAGATGATGTACATGTTGAATTTAAAAGCCTCAGAAACCCTGACTTCCAAGAAGCGGTATTTCAAAAGAATGGAAAAACACTCTTAACATTTGCTATTGTTAATGGATTTAGAAACATACAAAATCTGGTACAAAAGTTAAAACGGCACAAATGCCCATATGATTATGTTGAAGTTATGGCTTGTCCTTGTG GATGCCTTAATGGAGGAGCACAGATTAGACCCTTAAATAATATTCAACCACGTGAACTGGCTTTAAAATTAGACTCTCTATACCACGAACTTCCCCAAAGTGATCCAGATCAAAATcagattgttaaaaaattatataaaaattggtTAGAAGGAGAATATACAGACAAAGCTTTAGCATATTTTCATACACAATACcacgaaattaaaaaaatgaattcaGCACTCGCAATAAAGTGGTAA
- the LOC143362570 gene encoding dynein axonemal light chain 4, with protein sequence MTEVKKDDVVKILHTYPLCRKCDMPDEMKQEAMELCVTAAEKYAYNYESVSRMIKETMDKKFGASWHTVVGEGYGFEITYQLKHLLYMYCAGNLAICIWKSA encoded by the exons ATGACTGAAGTGAAGAAAGATGACGTTGTCAAAATTCTGCATACGTATCCTCTTTGCAGA AAATGTGATATGCCCGATGAAATGAAACAGGAAGCAATGGAGTTATGCGTTACTGCAGCGgaaaaatatgcgtataattaCGAAAGTGTTTCCCGTATGATCAAAGAAACGATGGATAAAAAGTTCGGAGCGTCGTGGCACACGGTTGTAGGCGAGGGCTATGGATTTGAAATAACTTATCAGCTAAAGCACTTATTATACATGTATTGCGCTGGAAATTTAGCAATATGCATATGGAAATCGGCAtag
- the LOC143365191 gene encoding putative cytosolic Fe-S cluster assembly factor GJ13047 isoform X2 has protein sequence MKMTSRFSGALQLTNLDDFITPSQECIKPIEIQASKRKTGAKIKIEEDGIPSVLNEIGQPEKLQKVEITLADCLACSGCITSAESVLVTQQSQEELLRVFREKVSQCQSGNGTCSIYIVVSLSVQAVLSIAERYNLKSEEAVHKLAGYFYQLGADSVLDMTAADDFALLESAKEFVERYKTTKEGVKDQLPMLSSSCPGWVCYAEKTHGNFILPYIGVTKSPQQIMGSLVKYHLAETMDLPPEQVYHVTLMPCYDKKLEASREDFYNQERKSRDVDCVITPIELEQMLNDCNLTLNEIKEREIKKPFGSEINNMKNDLYGHNGSGSGGYADFIFRYAAKHLFEEDDVHVEFKSLRNPDFQEAVFQKNGKTLLTFAIVNGFRNIQNLVQKLKRHKCPYDYVEVMACPCGCLNGGAQIRPLNNIQPRELALKLDSLYHELPQSDPDQNQIVKKLYKNWLEGEYTDKALAYFHTQYHEIKKMNSALAIKW, from the exons ATGAAAATGACATCCCGATTCAGTGGAGCTTTACAATTAACAAACTTGGATGATTTTATCACTCCATCACAg GAATGTATTAAGCCTATTGAAATTCAAGCCTCGAAGAGGAAAACTGgagctaaaataaaaatagaggaAGATGGTATACCTTCAGTGTTAAATGAA ATTGGGCAACCTGAAAAATTACAGAAAGTTGAAATCACTCTTGCTGATTGTTTAGCGTGTAGTGGCTGTATTACGTCTGCAGAGAGTGTGCTAGTAACACAACAAAGCCAAGAAGAACTGTTGCGAGTGTTTAGAGAAAAAGTGTCTCAGTGCCAG AGTGGAAATGGCACATGTTCAATATACATAGTAGTCAGTCTATCTGTACAAGCTGTTTTATCCATAGCAGAACGTTATAATCTTAAATCAGAAGAAGCAGTACACAAACTTGCTGGTTACTTTTACCAATTAGGGGCAGATTCAGTTTTAGATATGACTGCTGCTGATGATTTTGCTCTTCTAGAGTCAGCCAAAGAATTTGTAGAACGTTATAAGACAACTAAAGAAGGTGTGAAAGATCAGCTACCAATGTTATCGTCTTCTTGTCCAG GTTGGGTGTGTTATGCTGAAAAGACTCATGGCAACTTCATACTTCCATACATCGGTGTAACAAAATCTCCTCAGCAGATTATGGGATCATTAGTTAAATATCATTTGGCTGAAACTATGGATCTCCCACCAGAACAAGTATATCATGTAACTCTAATGCCTTGTtatgataaaaaattagaggCATCTAGAGAAGATTTCTACAATCAGGAAAGAAAATCTAGAGACGTAGATTGTGTAATAACTCCAA TTGAACTAGAACAAATGCTTAATGATTGCAACTTGACATTAAATGAAATCAAAGAAAGAGAAATTAAAAAGCCATTTGGatcagaaattaataatatgaaaaatgaTCTATATGGTCATAATGGCTCTGGATCTGGTGGTTATGCAGATTTTATTTTCCGTTATGCTGCGAAACATTTATTCGAAGAAGATGATGTACATGTTGAATTTAAAAGCCTCAGAAACCCTGACTTCCAAGAAGCGGTATTTCAAAAGAATGGAAAAACACTCTTAACATTTGCTATTGTTAATGGATTTAGAAACATACAAAATCTGGTACAAAAGTTAAAACGGCACAAATGCCCATATGATTATGTTGAAGTTATGGCTTGTCCTTGTG GATGCCTTAATGGAGGAGCACAGATTAGACCCTTAAATAATATTCAACCACGTGAACTGGCTTTAAAATTAGACTCTCTATACCACGAACTTCCCCAAAGTGATCCAGATCAAAATcagattgttaaaaaattatataaaaattggtTAGAAGGAGAATATACAGACAAAGCTTTAGCATATTTTCATACACAATACcacgaaattaaaaaaatgaattcaGCACTCGCAATAAAGTGGTAA